A DNA window from Patagioenas fasciata isolate bPatFas1 chromosome 1, bPatFas1.hap1, whole genome shotgun sequence contains the following coding sequences:
- the GSG1 gene encoding germ cell-specific gene 1 protein, whose amino-acid sequence MELLKGLPWRRAFLAVILNLLALTLSTTALLGSYWCTGTQKVPKPLCGKSKATKCIGVPMPPDAEGSNVSSQEVVHYSWETGDDRFAFRYFHTGMWLSCEESMEGPEEKCRSFIELSPPAERGILWLSLGSEMLYISLLLISFILLMSEMLHTGNPVCGLKLNAFAAVSSVLSGLLGMVAHMMYSQVFQATVNLGPEDWRPHSWDYGWAYYMAWASFTCCMASAVTTLNTYTKTVLEFKRTHIKGYNGSFKDQPQHHQCFIQQQISSYYEPHNKPLRSVSEGIDFYSELQQRVLQREPELELDEVLGHTIGEERC is encoded by the exons ATGGAGCTGCTGAAGGGATTGCCATGGCGCCGTGCTTTCCTGGCTGTCATCCTGAACCTGTTGGCTCTCACCCTCTCCACCACCGCCTTGCTTGGCAGCTACTGGTGCACCGGGACCCAGAAAGTGCCCAAGCCTTTGTGTGGGAAGAGCAAAGCCACCAAGTGCAtcggtgtccccatgccccctgATGCAGAGGGTAGCAATGTTTCATCCCAGGAGGTGGTGCACTACAGCTGGGAGACCGGGGATGACCGCTTTGCCTTCAGATACTTCCACACGGGGATGTGGCTTTCCTGTGAAGAGAGCATGGAAGGGCCAG aAGAGAAATGCCGTAGCTTTATTGAGCTTTCACCGCCAGCAGAGAGAG GAATCCTGTGGCTGTCGCTGGGATCAGAGATGCTGTACATTAGCTTGCTGCTCATCAGCTTCATCCTTCTGATGTCAGAAATGCTCCATACTGGCAATCCTGTCTGTGGGTTGAAGCTCAATGCCTTCGCTGCTGTCTCCTCAGTGCTGTCAG GTCTCCTTGGGATGGTGGCACACATGATGTACTCTCAAGTCTTCCAGGCAACAGTTAATCTGGGACCAGAGGACTGGCGACCGCACTCATGGGACTATGGCTGGGCATACTA cATGGCCTGGGCCTCTTTCACCTGCTGCATGGCCTCTGCTGTCACCACTCTCAACACCTACACCAAGACAGTGCTGGAGTTCAAAAGGACCCACATCAAGGGCTACAATGGGAGCTTCAAGGATCAGCCTCAGCATCACCAGTGCTTCATACAGCAGCAAATAAGCAGCTACTATGAGCCCCACAACAAGCCTCTCCGTTCAGTCTCTGAGGGAATCGACTTCTACTCTGAGCTGCAGCAGAGAGTGCTACAGCGAGAACCAGAGCTGGAACTGGATGAGGTCTTGGGACACACGATTGGGGAGGAGCGCTGTTAG